One genomic region from Pseudoduganella lutea encodes:
- the zapD gene encoding cell division protein ZapD, with protein sequence MIVYEYPFNERIRTLLRLEDLYEKFTFFLNQEHPLQHHVALTTIFDMLEVAGRADLKSDLLQEIERQKQTLMGYRTNPAVQTEMLDAILEELDSVSAALVTLQGKPGQNVRDNEWLMSIRGRTIMPGGACEFDLPSYYAWQQRPFEQRYHDIATWFAPMAPLCNALALLLRLLRNSGAPKKMIANAGSYQQMLQGKVYQMLRLTVDESFGAIPEISANKYMLWVRFTSQGGDCKPKPLEEDVPFELTLCNF encoded by the coding sequence TTGATCGTTTATGAATATCCTTTCAACGAGCGCATTCGCACGCTGCTGCGCCTGGAGGACCTGTACGAGAAGTTCACGTTTTTCCTGAACCAGGAACACCCGTTGCAGCATCACGTGGCGCTTACCACGATTTTCGACATGCTCGAAGTGGCCGGCCGTGCCGACCTGAAATCGGACCTGCTGCAGGAAATCGAGCGCCAGAAGCAGACGCTGATGGGCTACCGGACCAATCCCGCCGTGCAGACCGAGATGCTCGACGCCATTCTCGAGGAACTCGACAGCGTGTCGGCCGCGCTGGTGACCTTGCAGGGCAAGCCGGGCCAGAACGTGCGCGACAATGAATGGCTGATGAGCATTCGCGGCCGCACGATCATGCCCGGCGGCGCCTGCGAATTCGATCTGCCGTCGTATTACGCCTGGCAGCAGCGCCCGTTCGAACAGCGCTATCACGACATTGCCACGTGGTTTGCGCCGATGGCGCCACTGTGCAATGCGCTCGCCCTCCTGCTGCGCCTGCTGCGCAATTCCGGCGCGCCGAAAAAGATGATCGCCAATGCCGGCAGCTACCAGCAGATGTTGCAGGGCAAGGTGTACCAGATGCTGCGGCTGACGGTCGACGAATCGTTCGGCGCGATCCCGGAAATCTCGGCCAACAAATACATGCTGTGGGTGCGCTTCACCAGTCAGGGCGGCGACTGCAAGCCGAAGCCGCTGGAAGAAGACGTGCCATTCGAACTGACCCTTTGCAATTTCTGA
- a CDS encoding MFS transporter produces the protein MATQPHLSFRQIVNMNVGFFGIQFSFGLQQSSMSPIYKYLGADEATLPLLWLAGPVTGLLVQPLVGAMSDRTVTRWGRRTPYFLVGAILCSLGLLFMPFSPTLWMAASLLWILDAANNVTMEPYRAFVSDRLAPPQHSLGFLTQSAFTGLGQTLAYLTPSLLVFLGMDKDATNASHIPQVVVAAFMIGAVMSIASVLWSIRTTPELPPDAAQLAHMRAAGRPGARAVLADIWQAVREMPPTMRQLAFVKLFQWYAMFCYWQYIMLALAQSIYGTTDPASQGFRDAGLLNGQVGAFYNFIAFLAAFALVPFTRRFGPRRMHAACVAVAGASMLCIPLIREPALLFIPMVGIGLAWASMMGNPYVMLAGCIPPARTGVYMGIFNMFIVIPMIIQIFTLPLFYEAGLGGNPENVIRLAGVLMLCAALAVLRVKLAPAGGTADGAAPLRPAVRHPH, from the coding sequence ATGGCAACCCAACCCCACCTGTCGTTCCGGCAGATCGTCAACATGAACGTGGGCTTCTTCGGCATCCAGTTCAGCTTTGGCCTGCAGCAGAGCAGCATGAGCCCCATCTACAAGTACCTGGGCGCCGACGAAGCGACGCTGCCGCTGCTGTGGCTGGCCGGCCCCGTCACGGGCCTGCTGGTGCAGCCGCTGGTGGGCGCGATGAGCGACCGCACGGTCACGCGCTGGGGCCGCCGCACGCCGTATTTCCTCGTCGGCGCGATCCTGTGCAGCCTGGGGCTGCTGTTCATGCCGTTCAGCCCCACGCTGTGGATGGCCGCCAGCCTGTTGTGGATCCTCGATGCGGCCAACAACGTCACCATGGAACCCTACCGCGCCTTCGTCAGCGACCGGCTCGCCCCGCCGCAGCACTCGCTGGGCTTCCTCACGCAAAGCGCTTTCACAGGGCTGGGCCAGACGCTGGCCTACCTCACGCCATCGTTGCTGGTCTTCCTCGGCATGGACAAGGATGCGACCAACGCCAGCCATATCCCGCAGGTGGTGGTGGCCGCGTTCATGATCGGCGCGGTCATGTCGATCGCCAGCGTGCTGTGGTCGATCCGCACGACGCCGGAACTGCCGCCGGATGCGGCGCAGCTGGCGCACATGCGCGCCGCCGGCCGCCCCGGGGCGCGCGCGGTGCTGGCCGACATCTGGCAAGCCGTGCGGGAGATGCCGCCGACGATGCGCCAGCTGGCGTTCGTCAAGCTGTTCCAGTGGTACGCCATGTTCTGCTACTGGCAATACATCATGCTGGCGCTGGCGCAGTCGATCTACGGCACCACCGATCCGGCCAGCCAGGGCTTCCGCGATGCGGGCCTGCTCAACGGGCAGGTGGGCGCGTTCTACAACTTCATCGCCTTCCTGGCCGCGTTCGCGCTGGTGCCGTTCACGCGGCGCTTCGGCCCCAGGCGCATGCATGCGGCCTGCGTGGCCGTGGCCGGCGCCAGCATGCTGTGCATCCCGCTGATCCGCGAACCGGCACTGCTGTTCATTCCCATGGTCGGCATCGGGCTGGCATGGGCCAGCATGATGGGCAATCCCTACGTGATGCTGGCCGGCTGCATTCCGCCGGCGCGCACGGGCGTGTACATGGGCATCTTCAACATGTTCATCGTGATCCCGATGATCATCCAGATCTTCACGCTGCCGTTGTTCTACGAGGCCGGCCTCGGCGGGAATCCGGAAAACGTGATCCGGCTGGCCGGCGTGCTGATGTTGTGCGCCGCGCTGGCGGTGCTGCGGGTGAAACTGGCGCCGGCTGGTGGCACCGCTGACGGTGCCGCGCCGCTGCGGCCCGCCGTCAGGCATCCGCATTGA
- a CDS encoding alpha-amylase family glycosyl hydrolase: protein MSHFPSPEPLLAALPSSRRAAAARRYAEHGPLLYRRLAGVYGEHPGFDQWYEALLATIGGLMAARPDDLLALDTRRAAEPDWFLRQDMLGYCAYASHFGGDLAGVAGRIDHLRTLGVTYLHLLPFLRARAGENDGGFAVSSFDEVDPALGSMADLETLCARLREAGISLCADFVLNHVADDHAWARGAMAGDARLRDFFHVFPDRTVPDRYEQSLGQVFPAAAPGNFTHVPALGGWAWTTFYPFQWDLNYANPHVLAEIAAALLRLANRGVEVFRLDSTAFLWKREGTACMNQPEVHVLLQALRTIVDIAAPGVLLKAEAIVPTRDLPAYLGAPGEPECHLAYHSTLMAAGWAALAEQDAALLRTVIERTPAPPPGASWLTYVRCHDDIGWKILLDEAGGATERLAAVARFFHGEGGSFAAGVPFQSGAGAAIPATNGMAAALTGFETAEGPLARELALRRLLLVHGVALTFGGMPVLYMGDELGMGNDHGYRDDPQRAHDTRWVQRPRFDDEAVARRDAPDSWAGHVFHALRSLVNERRGCAALAAAVPRTVLATQDSALLALARGDDFVALFNFSERPLVVALETLGMGAWPGEGNEARLAPCGMRWLRR from the coding sequence ATGAGCCACTTTCCATCTCCCGAGCCGCTGCTTGCGGCGCTTCCTTCCTCGCGGCGCGCCGCCGCGGCGCGGCGCTATGCCGAGCATGGCCCGCTGCTGTACCGGCGCCTTGCCGGCGTCTATGGCGAACACCCCGGCTTCGACCAGTGGTACGAAGCATTGCTGGCCACGATCGGCGGCCTGATGGCGGCCCGCCCGGACGACCTGCTGGCGCTGGACACGCGCCGCGCCGCCGAACCGGACTGGTTCCTGCGGCAGGACATGCTGGGCTACTGTGCCTACGCATCGCACTTCGGCGGCGACCTGGCCGGCGTTGCCGGGCGCATCGATCACCTGCGCACGCTTGGCGTCACCTACCTGCACCTGCTGCCGTTCCTGCGCGCGCGTGCCGGCGAGAACGACGGTGGCTTCGCCGTGTCCAGCTTCGACGAAGTCGATCCGGCCCTCGGCAGCATGGCCGACCTGGAAACGCTGTGCGCCCGCCTGCGCGAAGCCGGCATCAGCCTGTGCGCCGACTTCGTGCTGAACCACGTGGCCGACGACCATGCCTGGGCGCGGGGCGCCATGGCGGGCGATGCGCGCCTGCGCGATTTCTTCCACGTGTTCCCGGACCGCACGGTGCCCGACCGCTACGAGCAGTCGCTGGGCCAGGTCTTCCCCGCGGCGGCCCCGGGCAATTTCACCCATGTGCCGGCGCTGGGCGGCTGGGCATGGACCACCTTCTACCCGTTCCAGTGGGACCTGAACTATGCGAACCCGCACGTGCTGGCCGAAATCGCCGCCGCCCTGCTGCGGCTGGCGAACCGCGGCGTGGAAGTGTTCCGGCTCGACTCCACGGCCTTCCTGTGGAAGCGCGAGGGCACGGCCTGCATGAACCAGCCCGAGGTGCATGTGCTGCTGCAGGCGCTGCGCACCATCGTGGATATCGCCGCCCCCGGCGTGCTGCTGAAGGCGGAAGCCATCGTGCCCACGCGCGACCTGCCGGCCTACCTGGGCGCGCCCGGCGAACCCGAGTGCCACCTGGCTTACCACAGCACGTTGATGGCCGCCGGCTGGGCCGCGCTGGCCGAGCAGGATGCCGCCTTGCTGCGAACCGTGATCGAGCGAACGCCCGCGCCACCGCCGGGCGCAAGCTGGCTGACCTACGTGCGCTGCCACGACGATATCGGCTGGAAGATCCTGCTGGACGAAGCGGGCGGCGCCACGGAACGCCTGGCGGCCGTCGCCCGCTTCTTCCATGGCGAGGGTGGCAGCTTCGCGGCCGGCGTGCCATTCCAGTCCGGCGCGGGGGCGGCGATCCCCGCCACGAACGGCATGGCGGCGGCGCTGACGGGCTTCGAGACCGCGGAAGGGCCGCTGGCACGCGAACTCGCGCTGCGGCGCCTGCTGCTGGTGCATGGCGTGGCGCTCACCTTCGGCGGCATGCCGGTGTTGTACATGGGCGACGAGCTGGGCATGGGCAACGATCATGGCTACCGCGACGACCCGCAACGGGCCCATGATACGCGCTGGGTGCAGCGCCCGCGGTTCGACGACGAAGCCGTCGCCCGGCGCGATGCGCCGGACAGCTGGGCCGGGCACGTGTTCCATGCGCTGCGCTCGCTGGTCAACGAGCGGCGCGGCTGCGCGGCACTGGCCGCCGCGGTGCCACGCACGGTGCTGGCCACGCAGGACTCCGCGCTGCTGGCGCTGGCGCGTGGCGACGATTTCGTCGCCCTGTTCAATTTCTCCGAACGCCCGCTGGTCGTGGCGCTGGAAACGCTGGGCATGGGTGCATGGCCCGGCGAGGGGAACGAAGCCAGGCTGGCGCCGTGCGGCATGCGCTGGCTGCGCCGATAG
- a CDS encoding NUDIX domain-containing protein produces the protein MTQAPKPIDVAVGILMKPNGDVLLGQRPPGKPYAGYWEFPGGKVDPGETILEALKREFMEELGIEVLEADEWCGVEHVYEHAHVRLHFFVSRHWRGEPQSLEGQAFAWQGEVGVEPLLPATIPLLQWIDRA, from the coding sequence ATGACGCAGGCGCCGAAGCCGATCGATGTCGCGGTCGGCATCCTGATGAAGCCGAACGGCGACGTGCTGCTGGGCCAGCGCCCGCCGGGCAAGCCCTATGCCGGCTACTGGGAATTCCCTGGCGGGAAAGTGGACCCGGGCGAGACCATCCTCGAGGCACTGAAGCGCGAATTCATGGAAGAACTGGGCATCGAAGTCCTCGAAGCCGACGAATGGTGCGGCGTCGAGCACGTGTACGAGCACGCCCACGTGCGGCTGCACTTCTTCGTCAGCCGCCACTGGCGCGGCGAACCGCAAAGCCTCGAAGGGCAGGCGTTCGCGTGGCAGGGAGAGGTCGGCGTCGAACCGCTGCTGCCGGCCACCATCCCGCTACTGCAGTGGATCGACCGCGCATAA
- a CDS encoding TonB-dependent siderophore receptor, with translation MTFPCTRMGAAVSLALLQMSGALAQEAATPADDALQMNRVVVTGTAGGTSKMKSSVSVSTLEADTIARSVPTSAADVLRSVPGVRAESSGGEGNANMTVRGVPISAGGSRYVQMQEDGLPVLQSGDFNFATPDAWMRIDGGLSHLEVVRGGSASTLATNAPGGIVNFIGKTGEQEGGGLGITQGVDHRSSRFDGDYGGTLGPRTRFFIGGFYRVGEGVRETGVTSERGGQLRANITREFDRGYLRLSVKHLDDRTPTALPVPVRVVGGRVAAIDGIDPRTASFYSPYWVPDVTLDKANRRVAHDVNDGMRVRSDSIGLEGQVELANGWTVTERLRKSNNSGRFIGVFAGNNGVEGDYTFATGQRAGQAYAGRAFAAVVFNTSIDDAGSVMSDTKLARTFRLADGARVTATGGMYIANQDLGLTWHFNEYLMQASGDRPALLQTASATPGLVGPAFGACCSRAVDVQYRYRSPYVNLGYEAGPLNVDASVRHDRQSASGTANIATGAQRYDAATVQRVDYGLSHNSYSVGANYRLSGALALFARASEGVAFNADRILFGSPLDGSTPISINTVRQLEGGVKWRSGPLSAFVTAFHAKTRESNYEVTTQASTANSYDAKGVEIEAAWRSGGFGVNGGLTLTDAEISATAPGAETLVGHTPRRQARAVYQLAATYESGNATLGASVVGTGRSWADDANTIELPAYRTVSAFVNYRISERIMLALSANNLFNEIGFTEAESDGHAARSVSGRAVKASVRYTF, from the coding sequence ATGACATTCCCTTGCACCCGCATGGGGGCGGCGGTATCGCTCGCCCTGCTGCAGATGAGCGGCGCACTTGCCCAGGAAGCTGCTACACCGGCGGACGACGCCCTGCAGATGAACCGCGTCGTCGTGACCGGCACGGCCGGCGGCACGTCGAAAATGAAATCGAGCGTGTCGGTCAGCACGCTGGAAGCCGATACGATCGCCCGGTCGGTGCCCACCAGCGCGGCGGACGTCCTGCGCTCGGTGCCCGGCGTGCGCGCCGAATCGTCGGGCGGCGAAGGCAATGCCAACATGACCGTGCGTGGCGTGCCCATCTCCGCGGGCGGTTCCCGCTATGTGCAGATGCAGGAAGACGGCCTGCCGGTGCTGCAGTCCGGCGACTTCAACTTCGCCACGCCGGACGCGTGGATGCGCATCGACGGCGGCCTGTCCCACCTTGAAGTGGTGCGCGGCGGTTCGGCCTCCACGCTGGCCACCAACGCGCCGGGCGGCATCGTCAATTTCATCGGCAAGACCGGCGAGCAGGAGGGCGGCGGCCTGGGCATCACGCAGGGCGTCGACCATCGTTCTTCGCGCTTCGATGGCGACTACGGAGGCACGCTCGGCCCGCGCACGCGCTTCTTCATCGGCGGCTTCTACCGCGTGGGCGAAGGCGTGCGCGAAACCGGTGTCACGAGCGAACGGGGCGGGCAGCTGCGCGCCAACATCACGCGCGAATTCGACCGCGGCTACCTGCGCCTGTCCGTGAAACACCTGGACGACCGCACGCCGACCGCGCTGCCAGTCCCGGTCCGCGTCGTCGGCGGCCGGGTTGCCGCCATCGACGGCATCGACCCGCGCACCGCCAGCTTCTATTCGCCCTACTGGGTGCCGGATGTCACGCTCGACAAGGCCAACCGCCGGGTGGCGCACGACGTCAACGACGGCATGCGCGTGCGCAGCGACAGTATCGGCCTGGAAGGGCAGGTCGAGCTGGCCAATGGCTGGACGGTGACGGAGCGCCTGCGCAAGTCGAACAACAGCGGCCGCTTCATCGGCGTATTCGCCGGGAACAACGGCGTCGAGGGCGACTACACGTTCGCGACGGGCCAGCGGGCCGGCCAGGCCTATGCCGGCCGCGCATTCGCCGCGGTGGTCTTCAATACGTCGATTGACGATGCCGGTTCGGTCATGAGCGATACCAAGCTGGCGCGCACCTTCCGCCTCGCGGATGGGGCTCGCGTGACGGCCACCGGCGGCATGTACATCGCCAACCAGGACCTGGGCCTGACGTGGCACTTCAACGAATACCTGATGCAGGCCAGCGGCGACCGGCCAGCCCTGCTGCAAACGGCGAGCGCCACGCCGGGCCTCGTCGGCCCCGCGTTCGGCGCCTGCTGCTCGCGCGCCGTGGACGTGCAGTACCGCTACCGGTCGCCGTACGTCAACCTGGGCTACGAGGCGGGGCCATTGAACGTGGATGCCAGCGTGCGCCACGACCGGCAGAGCGCGAGCGGCACGGCCAACATCGCCACCGGGGCGCAGCGCTACGATGCGGCCACCGTGCAGCGGGTCGATTATGGCCTGAGCCACAACTCGTATTCGGTGGGCGCCAACTACCGCCTGTCCGGCGCCCTGGCGCTGTTCGCGCGGGCCAGCGAAGGCGTGGCGTTCAATGCCGACCGTATCCTGTTCGGTTCCCCGCTCGACGGCAGCACGCCCATCAGCATCAATACCGTGCGCCAGCTGGAGGGCGGCGTGAAATGGCGCAGCGGCCCGCTGAGCGCCTTCGTCACGGCCTTCCATGCGAAAACGCGGGAAAGCAACTACGAAGTGACCACGCAGGCCAGCACGGCCAACAGCTACGACGCGAAAGGCGTGGAGATCGAGGCAGCGTGGCGCAGCGGCGGCTTCGGCGTCAACGGCGGCCTCACGCTGACCGATGCGGAGATCAGCGCGACGGCACCGGGCGCCGAAACGCTGGTCGGCCACACGCCGCGCCGCCAGGCCCGCGCCGTGTACCAGCTGGCCGCCACGTATGAAAGCGGCAATGCCACCCTGGGCGCCAGCGTGGTGGGCACCGGCAGGTCGTGGGCGGACGACGCCAACACGATCGAGCTGCCGGCCTACCGCACCGTGAGCGCCTTCGTGAATTACCGCATCAGCGAGCGCATCATGCTGGCGCTGTCTGCCAACAACCTGTTCAACGAGATCGGCTTCACCGAAGCCGAGAGCGATGGTCACGCTGCCCGTTCCGTCAGCGGCAGGGCCGTCAAGGCCAGCGTCCGGTACACGTTCTGA
- the coaE gene encoding dephospho-CoA kinase (Dephospho-CoA kinase (CoaE) performs the final step in coenzyme A biosynthesis.) encodes MTERGANRRFVVGLTGGIGSGKSVVARLFAERGVDIVDTDAIARGLTAPHGAAMPALLAEFGDGFADAHGALDRAKMRALAFSDPDAKRRLEGILHPMIRDAVFAESLLGTGPYVIFDIPLLVESGTWRTRVGRVLVVDCPETVQVERVMARNALPEQQVRAIMAAQVPRQARLAAADDVIDNGGALVELAPQVDRLHATYLTIAEEEARNT; translated from the coding sequence ATGACGGAGCGTGGCGCGAACAGGCGCTTTGTCGTTGGCCTCACGGGCGGCATCGGCAGCGGCAAGAGCGTGGTGGCGCGGCTGTTTGCCGAGCGGGGCGTGGACATCGTCGATACCGACGCGATCGCGCGTGGTCTGACGGCGCCGCATGGCGCCGCGATGCCCGCCCTGCTGGCCGAATTCGGCGACGGCTTCGCCGATGCACACGGCGCGCTGGACCGGGCGAAGATGCGCGCGCTCGCGTTCTCCGATCCGGATGCGAAGCGGCGGCTGGAGGGTATCCTGCATCCGATGATCCGCGATGCCGTGTTTGCCGAAAGCCTGCTGGGCACGGGCCCCTACGTGATCTTCGATATTCCGCTGCTGGTCGAATCCGGCACGTGGCGGACACGGGTGGGCCGCGTGCTCGTGGTCGATTGCCCTGAAACGGTGCAGGTAGAACGCGTGATGGCCCGCAATGCGCTGCCGGAACAACAGGTGCGCGCGATCATGGCCGCGCAGGTACCGCGGCAGGCGCGGCTGGCTGCAGCGGACGACGTCATCGACAATGGCGGCGCGCTGGTAGAGCTGGCGCCGCAAGTCGACCGCTTGCATGCAACTTACTTAACGATCGCTGAAGAAGAAGCCAGGAACACGTGA
- a CDS encoding LacI family DNA-binding transcriptional regulator, producing the protein MAKARQDDSSSDTAQRRLQMADIARLAGVSTATVSRALNNSPLVNAETRGRILELAASLKYSINIGAQNLRLKQNRSISVLIPFDRKSHQNLTDPFLLAMLGSLADALTEQGFDMLFSRIPVDELGAAAAAPFDSGRVVGIILVGQWGRHEELNELAARKVPIVVWGAQLPRQLYCCIGSDNVSGGTLATEHLLAQGRRRIAFVGDIDLPEPAQRYRGHCEALARHGIAVDPRLQVSSPFLPRGGREAVETLQARGVDYDAVFACSDLLAMTAIDSLRGHGRRVPDDVAVVGYDDIDQSAYFHPRLTTIRQPIGAAGRAMVTALLAMIDGAPAASAQLPTELVVRASAGEHDHNG; encoded by the coding sequence ATGGCGAAAGCACGGCAAGACGATTCCAGCAGCGACACGGCGCAACGGCGCCTGCAGATGGCCGATATCGCGCGGCTTGCCGGCGTGTCGACGGCCACCGTCTCGCGCGCCCTGAACAACAGTCCCCTCGTCAACGCGGAAACCCGCGGCCGCATCCTCGAACTGGCGGCGTCGCTGAAATACTCCATCAACATCGGCGCGCAAAACCTGCGCCTCAAGCAGAACCGCTCGATCAGCGTGCTCATTCCGTTCGACCGCAAGAGCCACCAGAACCTGACCGACCCCTTCCTGCTCGCCATGCTGGGCAGCCTTGCCGATGCGCTGACCGAGCAGGGATTCGACATGCTGTTCTCGCGCATCCCGGTCGATGAACTGGGCGCGGCCGCCGCCGCGCCGTTCGATTCCGGCCGAGTCGTCGGCATCATCCTTGTCGGGCAATGGGGCCGGCACGAGGAGCTCAACGAGCTGGCGGCCCGCAAGGTCCCCATCGTGGTGTGGGGCGCCCAGTTGCCTCGCCAGCTGTACTGCTGCATCGGCAGCGACAACGTCAGCGGCGGCACTTTGGCCACGGAACACCTGCTTGCCCAGGGCCGCAGGCGCATCGCCTTCGTCGGCGATATCGACCTGCCCGAACCGGCACAGCGCTATCGCGGCCACTGCGAAGCCCTGGCCAGGCATGGCATCGCCGTCGATCCACGGCTGCAGGTATCGAGCCCGTTCCTGCCGCGGGGAGGGCGGGAAGCCGTCGAGACGCTGCAGGCGCGCGGCGTCGACTATGACGCCGTGTTCGCGTGCAGCGACCTGCTGGCGATGACCGCCATCGACAGCCTGCGCGGGCACGGCCGGCGCGTGCCGGACGACGTGGCGGTCGTCGGCTACGACGATATCGACCAATCCGCCTATTTCCATCCCCGCCTCACCACCATCCGCCAGCCGATCGGCGCTGCGGGCCGCGCCATGGTGACGGCGCTGCTCGCGATGATCGACGGCGCACCTGCCGCGTCCGCGCAGCTCCCCACCGAACTTGTCGTCCGCGCCAGCGCCGGCGAACACGATCACAACGGCTGA
- a CDS encoding prepilin peptidase, whose translation MLQELFLFSPPATLPAAIVAAIFGLLVGSFLNVVIYRMPRMMQRESDNYVASESGLPLPHTDRFNLMVPRSRCGHCGHQITALENIPVVSWLALRGKCSKCKAPISARYPVIEALTGALSAALVWQFGSGWTGLATLLFAYLLIAMTFIDADTKLLPDDLTYPLLWAGLLVNLNGTFVPLADAVIGAAAGYLVLWSVYWLFKLVTGKEGMGYGDFKLLAALGAWLGWMMLPTIILLSSVVGAVVGIGLIVFAKRGRENPIPFGPYLAAAGMIALLFGQEIAAFTGRFLGTA comes from the coding sequence ATGCTCCAGGAACTCTTCCTCTTTTCCCCTCCCGCCACCCTGCCCGCCGCGATCGTCGCCGCGATCTTCGGCCTGCTGGTCGGCAGCTTCCTGAACGTCGTCATCTACCGCATGCCGAGGATGATGCAGCGCGAGTCCGACAACTACGTGGCGTCCGAATCGGGCCTGCCGCTGCCGCACACGGACCGCTTCAACCTGATGGTGCCGCGCTCGCGCTGCGGCCACTGCGGGCACCAGATCACGGCGCTGGAAAACATCCCGGTCGTCAGCTGGCTCGCGCTGCGCGGCAAATGCAGCAAGTGCAAGGCGCCCATTTCGGCGCGCTATCCCGTCATCGAAGCGCTGACCGGGGCACTGTCGGCCGCGCTGGTGTGGCAGTTCGGCAGCGGCTGGACGGGCCTGGCCACGCTGCTGTTCGCCTACCTGCTGATCGCGATGACGTTCATCGACGCGGACACGAAACTGCTGCCGGACGACCTCACGTACCCGCTGCTGTGGGCCGGCCTGCTGGTCAACCTGAACGGTACCTTCGTGCCGCTGGCGGACGCGGTGATCGGCGCCGCGGCCGGCTACCTCGTGCTGTGGTCCGTCTACTGGCTGTTCAAGCTGGTGACGGGCAAGGAAGGCATGGGCTACGGCGACTTCAAGCTGCTGGCCGCGCTGGGCGCGTGGCTGGGCTGGATGATGCTGCCGACGATCATCCTGCTGTCGTCGGTGGTGGGCGCGGTGGTCGGCATCGGCCTGATCGTGTTTGCCAAACGCGGCCGCGAGAATCCCATTCCGTTCGGCCCCTATCTCGCCGCCGCCGGCATGATCGCGCTGCTGTTCGGCCAGGAGATCGCCGCGTTCACGGGGCGGTTCCTGGGCACGGCATGA
- the yacG gene encoding DNA gyrase inhibitor YacG, with the protein MPTVVDCPTCGKKVEWSEKNKYRPFCSERCKQIDLGAWAEEKYTIPGTAPTDPLEDDKQ; encoded by the coding sequence ATGCCTACCGTCGTCGACTGCCCCACCTGTGGCAAGAAAGTGGAGTGGAGCGAGAAAAACAAGTACCGCCCCTTCTGTTCCGAACGCTGCAAGCAAATCGACCTGGGTGCCTGGGCCGAGGAAAAATACACAATCCCCGGCACCGCCCCTACCGACCCGCTCGAGGACGACAAGCAGTAA
- a CDS encoding ATP-binding protein gives MAGLEDFLQRAERVLARVEALLPPAVQAPDWSAATAFRWRKRSGGIGNSTGWLQPVAHASKITLGDLHNVANQKAAIEQNTRQFVEGRPANNVLLTGARGTGKSSLIKACLNGFADRGLRLIEVDKADLADLPDIIDLVAGRPERFVVFCDDLSFEEGESGYKALKVALDGSITAQSDNVLIYATSNRRHLLPEKMSENMSARHDEDGDLHPGETVEEKISLSERFGLWLSFYAFKQDDYLAIVAHWLSTFGCTPEQIAEARGDALRWALQRGSRSGRVAWQFARDFAGKMGNPV, from the coding sequence ATGGCGGGGCTGGAAGACTTCCTCCAGCGCGCTGAACGTGTGCTGGCAAGGGTGGAGGCGCTGCTGCCGCCCGCCGTGCAGGCGCCGGACTGGAGCGCCGCCACGGCTTTCCGCTGGCGCAAGCGCAGCGGCGGCATCGGCAACAGCACCGGCTGGCTGCAACCGGTCGCGCATGCGTCGAAGATCACGCTGGGCGACCTGCACAACGTGGCGAACCAGAAGGCGGCGATCGAGCAGAACACGCGGCAGTTCGTCGAAGGCCGCCCGGCCAACAACGTGCTGCTGACGGGCGCGCGCGGCACGGGCAAATCGTCGCTGATCAAGGCCTGCCTGAACGGCTTCGCCGACCGCGGCCTGCGGCTGATCGAGGTGGACAAGGCCGATCTCGCCGACCTGCCGGACATCATCGACCTGGTGGCCGGCCGGCCCGAGCGCTTCGTCGTGTTCTGCGACGACCTGTCGTTCGAGGAAGGCGAGAGCGGCTACAAGGCGCTGAAGGTGGCGCTGGACGGGTCCATCACCGCGCAGTCCGACAATGTGCTGATCTACGCCACGTCGAACCGGCGGCACCTGCTGCCGGAAAAGATGTCGGAGAACATGAGCGCCCGTCACGACGAGGATGGCGACCTGCATCCCGGCGAAACGGTCGAGGAAAAGATCTCGCTGTCCGAGCGTTTCGGCCTGTGGCTGTCGTTCTACGCCTTCAAGCAGGACGATTACCTGGCCATCGTCGCGCACTGGCTGTCCACGTTCGGCTGCACGCCGGAACAGATCGCCGAAGCCCGTGGCGACGCGCTGCGCTGGGCCCTGCAGCGGGGCTCGCGCTCCGGCCGCGTGGCCTGGCAGTTCGCCCGCGACTTCGCCGGCAAGATGGGCAACCCGGTATGA